TTGAAGTTCGGGTCGACGCCATAGAGCGCCAACGACGCGAACAGGACCACACACACGATCGCGACAAGGGATGCGCGCATCGACCGGCCGACGGCCTCGCCGACGCCCACCGGTCCGCCGCTGGCGAAATAGCCGTAATAGCAATGGTTGAGCATCACGATGACCGAGATGATGATCGCCTGAACGAACGACCACATGACGTCATCGGGGCGCAGGAACGTGCGGAAGTAGTGCTCGTAGGTGCCGATCGACTGTCCGTAGAAGAACGTCGTGGTGACCTGGGCCGACAGGAAGCTCATGATGATCGCCATCGCGTACAGCGGGATGATCACGATGAAGCCGGCCATGATGCGGGTGGACACCAGGTAGGAGATGGACTTGATGCCCATTACCTCCAGCGCGTCGATCTCCTCGCTGATCCGCATGGCGCCCAACTCTGCGGTGGCACCGGCGCCGACGGTGGCGGCCAGCGCCTGTCCCGCGACGACGGGTGCAGCGATGCGCACGTTGATCAGCGCGGCGAAGAATCCGGTGAACGCCTCGACGCCGATGTTGCCCAGCGATGCGAAGCCCTGGATGGCGACGAGGGATGAACCGGACAGCGTCACGAAACCGACGATCGCCACGGTGCCGCCGATGACAGCCATCGCACCGGTGCCCATGCCGATCTCGGCGATCAGCCGCAGGGTTTCCCTGCGGTAGTAGCGCAGCGCGTGACCGATGGACCCGATCGCGGTGACGACGAACCACGCGACGTGGCCGACGCTGTCGAGGAACCGGGCCGGAGCGGTGATGACATCCGCCCCGCGGGAGAACCCCCGCGGAAACCGAGAACGCAGGACCTGGGTCGTGCTCACGTCAGCTCCCCGTTCCGAATCGGACACCGATCGTGGTCAGCACCACGTTGACCGCGAACAGGGCAATCACGCACAGCACCAGGGTCTCGTTGACCGCGGTGCCGACGCCTTTCGCACCGCCCGCGACCGTGAGCCCGCGATAGCAGCCGACCAGCCCGGCGATCAGGCCGAAGGTCATGGCCTTCACGACCGAGATCAGCACTTCGGGCAGCCCGGTGACGAGGGTGAGGGTGGCGACGTAGGCGCCTGCGGAGACGTTCTGGAGGTAGACGCCGAAGATGAAGCCGCCGACGAGGCCGATGGTGATCACCGCGCCGTTGAGCAACAGTGCGACGAACGTGGAGGCGACCACGCGGGGGACGACCAGACGCTGGATCGGGTCGATGCCGAGCACCTCGAGCGCGTCGATCTCCTCACGGATGGTGCGGGCACCCAGGTCGGCGCAGATTGCGGTGGAGCCCGCGCCGGCCACCACCAACACGGTCACCAGGGGGCCGAGCTGAGTGACGGCGCCCAGTGCGGCACCGGCACCGGAGATGTCGGCCGCGCCGAACTCGGTGAGAAGGATGTTCAGCGTGAAGATGAGGAGCACGGTCAGCGGGATCGACACCGCCAGCGTCGGCAGGAACGCCACCCGCATCAAGAACCAGCTCTGCAGAATGAACTCGCGCCACTGGAACGGCGGCTTGAAGAGAGCTTTGCCCGTGAGGACGCACATCCGCACGAATCCGCCGACCGCGGTGAGCCCTGGCCGCACCTGGTCGCGTACATAGCCGACGATGTCGGTCGACGTCGTCATCGGTGCGCTCCCACGACGAAACCGCGGCCATGGTGGCGCGACGGCTGCCCCTGTCGCACGCGGCCTCCTTGCCCCAACCCGCTGACTGTGACCAGCGTCTCCCTACTCGTCGGTAGTAAGACAGACCACAGGACTGTACCCGATGCAAACGCCGCAATGGACCGCATCCGAGAGATTGAGCCCTCAACCGTTAGCAAACCCACCCCGATTCCCTAAATCTCTTGTGCGCCAGCAGAAACCGTCGGTGGGGTGGTGCTTTCGCCCGCGTCAACCGTCTTGCCGCCCCCGAAGCGCACCCGCAACTCGGTTTTGAGGACTTTGCCAGCGGGGTTACGGGGTAGCGCATCGACGACCTCGAGAGCCTTCGGATGCTTGTACCGCGCAAGGCGTTCGGTGAGGAATTCATCGAGATCGGCGAGTTCGATTTTGTGGTCGGCGCCCACCGCAACCACCGCCACCGGCACTTCTCCCCACTTGTCGTCCGGCCGGCCGATCACCGCCACCTCGGCGATCGCGGGGTGTGCGGCAAGGACGTTCTCGACCTCCGCGCAGTAGATGTTCTCGCCGCCGGAGATGATCATGTCCTTCTTGCGGTCGACCACCCAGATGTAGCCGTCCTCGTCCTGACGAACGAGGTCGCCGGAGTGGAACCAGCCGCCTGCGAAGGCCTCCGCGGTGGCTTCGGCGTTGTTCCAGTAGCCGGCCATCAGCGTCGGCGCGCGATAGACGATTTCACCGACCTGGCCGATCTCGACGTCGTTCATGTTCTCGTCGACGACGCGCGCGGCCACCGTGGGAATCACCCTGCCGACCGAACCGAGTTTGCGGATCGCGTCGTCACCCAACAGCATGCACGTCACCGGAGACATCTCCGTCTGGCCGAAGGCGGCGAGGATCTGCGCGCCGGGGAACGTC
The nucleotide sequence above comes from Mycolicibacterium moriokaense. Encoded proteins:
- a CDS encoding MlaE family ABC transporter permease; this encodes MSTTQVLRSRFPRGFSRGADVITAPARFLDSVGHVAWFVVTAIGSIGHALRYYRRETLRLIAEIGMGTGAMAVIGGTVAIVGFVTLSGSSLVAIQGFASLGNIGVEAFTGFFAALINVRIAAPVVAGQALAATVGAGATAELGAMRISEEIDALEVMGIKSISYLVSTRIMAGFIVIIPLYAMAIIMSFLSAQVTTTFFYGQSIGTYEHYFRTFLRPDDVMWSFVQAIIISVIVMLNHCYYGYFASGGPVGVGEAVGRSMRASLVAIVCVVLFASLALYGVDPNFNLTV
- a CDS encoding MlaE family ABC transporter permease, which codes for MTTSTDIVGYVRDQVRPGLTAVGGFVRMCVLTGKALFKPPFQWREFILQSWFLMRVAFLPTLAVSIPLTVLLIFTLNILLTEFGAADISGAGAALGAVTQLGPLVTVLVVAGAGSTAICADLGARTIREEIDALEVLGIDPIQRLVVPRVVASTFVALLLNGAVITIGLVGGFIFGVYLQNVSAGAYVATLTLVTGLPEVLISVVKAMTFGLIAGLVGCYRGLTVAGGAKGVGTAVNETLVLCVIALFAVNVVLTTIGVRFGTGS